A window of Fictibacillus halophilus contains these coding sequences:
- a CDS encoding cysteine desulfurase family protein, with protein sequence MIYLDNSATTKPYKEVLDTFVTVSEKYFANPSSLHSKGGEAEKLLGQARKSIAQLLEVAPTEVVFTSGGTEGNNIAIKGIAFQHQNRGKHLITSSVEHASSHESFQYLESQGFEVTYLPVNHDGLISLEDLERSIRPDTILVSLLHVNNETGTIQPIQEIGKVLKEHPKIFFHVDNVQGVGKVDLPLKEWGIDLCTISAHKIHGLKGNGILFVKNGVSISSLFTGGEQELKKRAGTENVAGIVAMAKALRLILQEMKEKKENLSEIKQFILEELRTIDGIDINTSVEYSAPHIINFSVKGIKPEVLIHSLDKRDVYVSTRSACSSKQGGASRILLEMGLGENRASTAIRLSTSYGNTLKEAELSLKILKEELINIKKVMR encoded by the coding sequence ATGATTTATTTGGATAATAGTGCAACAACAAAGCCATATAAGGAAGTGCTTGATACATTCGTTACGGTGTCAGAAAAGTATTTTGCCAATCCTTCCTCTCTTCATTCGAAAGGAGGCGAAGCTGAGAAATTGCTTGGTCAGGCTAGAAAGTCAATTGCTCAGTTACTGGAGGTTGCGCCAACAGAAGTCGTTTTCACTTCTGGGGGTACAGAAGGCAACAATATTGCGATCAAAGGGATTGCTTTTCAACATCAAAATCGAGGTAAGCACCTTATAACATCTTCTGTTGAGCATGCATCGAGTCATGAATCTTTTCAATATCTTGAATCACAAGGTTTCGAAGTAACGTATCTCCCTGTGAATCACGACGGGTTGATTTCATTAGAAGATCTTGAGCGTTCGATACGACCGGATACGATTCTTGTTTCCCTACTTCATGTCAATAATGAAACGGGAACGATTCAACCTATTCAAGAGATAGGTAAGGTCTTGAAAGAGCATCCGAAGATTTTTTTCCATGTCGACAATGTTCAAGGCGTCGGTAAGGTTGACCTGCCACTAAAGGAGTGGGGGATCGATCTATGCACCATATCTGCACATAAAATTCACGGTCTAAAAGGAAATGGAATTCTATTCGTGAAGAACGGTGTGAGTATCTCTTCTTTATTCACTGGTGGAGAACAAGAATTAAAGAAAAGAGCTGGGACTGAAAATGTTGCAGGTATTGTAGCTATGGCAAAAGCGTTGAGGTTAATTCTTCAAGAGATGAAGGAAAAGAAAGAAAATTTGTCTGAGATTAAGCAGTTCATATTAGAAGAGTTACGTACCATAGATGGAATAGACATAAATACATCTGTTGAGTATTCAGCTCCTCACATCATTAATTTTTCAGTGAAGGGTATTAAACCAGAAGTACTTATCCATTCCCTTGATAAGAGAGATGTGTATGTATCTACTCGATCTGCTTGTTCATCAAAACAAGGTGGAGCAAGCCGTATCCTACTAGAGATGGGTTTAGGAGAAAATCGTGCTTCAACAGCTATTCGTTTGAGTACCTCCTATGGAAACACATTAAAAGAAGCAGAACTATCTTTAAAGATATTAAAAGAAGAACTAATAAATATTAAGAAGGTAATGAGGTAA
- the hisJ gene encoding histidinol-phosphatase HisJ gives MYYDGHVHTPYCPHGSTDTFEMYIERAISLGMKGITFTEHAPLPHTFIDPAPTKDSSMTYEQLGKYFDTLREVKKFYRSNIEIFTGLEIDFIDSYEAETNTFLKEVWPELDDAILSVHFLKVKNTYYCMDYDENVFRDLIEQSGSLSAVYSLYFQTVKKSISHSFGEHQPRRVGHITLAKKFQTLFPPDFSYEKEVDEILTIMSERNMYLDYNGAGAVKPYCLEPYPPNWIIKEAQKRKIPLVYGSDAHSAKGLGQGLDQLVSTAALTSPLLLNRAK, from the coding sequence ATGTACTATGATGGACATGTCCATACACCTTATTGTCCCCATGGGTCGACAGACACGTTTGAAATGTATATCGAAAGAGCTATCTCTTTAGGCATGAAAGGGATTACCTTTACAGAACATGCCCCGCTTCCTCATACATTTATCGATCCTGCTCCTACGAAAGACAGCAGCATGACTTACGAACAATTAGGAAAATACTTTGACACTTTGAGGGAAGTAAAGAAGTTTTATAGAAGTAATATTGAGATCTTTACAGGTTTAGAAATCGATTTTATTGATAGCTATGAAGCGGAGACGAATACGTTTCTTAAAGAAGTTTGGCCAGAGCTCGATGATGCCATTCTCTCTGTTCATTTTCTAAAGGTTAAAAATACGTACTATTGCATGGATTATGACGAGAACGTATTTAGAGATTTGATCGAACAATCTGGTAGTCTCTCTGCTGTCTACTCCCTATATTTTCAAACCGTAAAAAAATCAATCAGTCATTCATTTGGAGAGCATCAGCCAAGAAGGGTTGGTCATATCACATTAGCAAAGAAATTTCAGACGCTTTTCCCTCCAGATTTTAGTTATGAAAAGGAAGTAGATGAAATTTTAACAATCATGTCTGAACGTAACATGTATCTGGATTATAACGGAGCAGGTGCTGTTAAACCTTATTGTTTGGAACCTTATCCCCCTAACTGGATCATAAAAGAAGCACAAAAAAGAAAAATCCCTCTTGTCTATGGGTCTGATGCCCACAGCGCTAAGGGACTCGGTCAAGGATTAGATCAATTAGTATCAACAGCAGCATTAACTTCCCCACTTCTCCTGAATAGAGCCAAATAA
- a CDS encoding GAF domain-containing protein: MFSVQQYSTDRNEAYSLLIKQLSALLEGETNATANLANASALLNQFLDRVNWVGFYTLEEESNQLVLGPFQGLPACVRIPLGRGVCGTSAQTLETLVVKDVHEFPGHIACDAASQSEIVLPLVKDGKLLGVLDIDSPEKARFDEIDQENLEKFCEVLLRYL; encoded by the coding sequence ATGTTTTCCGTTCAGCAATATAGCACAGATAGAAATGAAGCGTATTCTCTTCTAATAAAACAACTTTCTGCATTATTAGAAGGTGAAACTAATGCGACTGCAAACCTTGCAAACGCTTCTGCTTTATTGAATCAATTTTTAGACAGAGTTAACTGGGTTGGGTTTTATACACTTGAAGAAGAGTCCAATCAATTAGTTCTTGGACCCTTTCAAGGGCTTCCAGCTTGTGTAAGAATACCTCTTGGAAGAGGAGTATGCGGAACTTCCGCTCAAACCTTAGAAACGTTAGTTGTAAAAGATGTTCATGAGTTCCCTGGGCATATCGCCTGTGATGCCGCTTCTCAATCGGAGATCGTTCTTCCGTTAGTGAAAGACGGAAAGCTGCTAGGAGTTCTAGATATTGATAGTCCTGAAAAAGCAAGATTTGATGAGATCGATCAAGAGAACTTAGAAAAATTCTGTGAGGTTTTACTTCGATATCTCTAG
- the thiI gene encoding tRNA uracil 4-sulfurtransferase ThiI: protein MIYDHLVVRYGELSLKGKNRRHFETQLFETVKRKMRPFQDLNMAKHFDRIVIELNGQPYEPIVKSLQDIFGIHSISLAVRSENDLEAIQKAALIALNEAMEGKKTFKVTGKRSLKSFPVNSMQLNQEVGGYLLRNTEGFTVDVHNPDVNVKVEVKDTGTYISSKSFEGAGGLPIGVGGKAMLMLSGGIDSPVAGYLTMKRGVRIEGVHFHSPPFTSERAKQKVVDLTQELTRYSGGKIKLHVVPFTKIQQTIKDKIPSSYSMTIMRRVMLRITERLAENNNAMAIANGENLGQVASQTMHSMYAINEVTNMPILRPVITMDKLEIMNISHRIGTYDISIRPYEDCCTIFLPSAPKTKPKREKAIRFEKNIENLEELIEEAVNDVETLILEEGKSTDETFDDLL, encoded by the coding sequence ATGATTTATGATCATTTAGTCGTGCGTTATGGTGAACTATCTTTAAAAGGAAAAAACAGAAGGCATTTCGAAACACAGCTTTTTGAAACAGTAAAAAGAAAAATGCGTCCGTTTCAGGATTTGAATATGGCAAAACATTTTGACCGCATTGTTATTGAATTAAATGGACAACCTTATGAGCCTATCGTTAAATCACTTCAGGATATTTTCGGAATCCACTCGATCAGTTTAGCTGTAAGATCTGAAAATGACTTAGAAGCGATTCAGAAAGCAGCATTAATCGCTCTTAATGAAGCAATGGAAGGAAAGAAGACGTTTAAAGTTACAGGTAAACGCTCTTTAAAATCTTTCCCTGTTAATTCCATGCAACTTAACCAAGAAGTTGGAGGATACCTTTTAAGAAACACGGAAGGTTTCACCGTTGATGTTCATAATCCAGATGTAAATGTAAAAGTTGAAGTAAAAGATACAGGAACTTACATCAGCTCAAAGTCGTTTGAGGGAGCTGGCGGTCTGCCGATTGGTGTTGGCGGTAAAGCGATGCTTATGCTTTCAGGTGGTATCGACAGTCCAGTAGCGGGATACTTAACGATGAAGCGTGGAGTTCGTATTGAAGGTGTTCATTTCCATAGTCCGCCTTTCACAAGTGAACGAGCAAAGCAAAAAGTGGTTGATCTGACACAAGAACTAACTCGCTATAGCGGAGGCAAGATCAAGCTTCATGTTGTTCCTTTTACAAAAATCCAACAAACGATCAAAGATAAGATTCCGTCAAGCTATAGCATGACGATCATGAGAAGAGTCATGCTAAGAATCACTGAACGATTAGCGGAAAATAATAACGCGATGGCTATCGCAAACGGAGAGAACCTCGGTCAAGTTGCAAGTCAAACGATGCATAGCATGTATGCGATCAATGAAGTAACAAACATGCCGATTCTTCGTCCGGTTATTACGATGGATAAGCTTGAAATCATGAATATATCGCATAGAATCGGAACATATGATATTTCGATCCGACCTTATGAAGATTGCTGTACGATTTTCTTGCCATCTGCACCAAAGACTAAGCCGAAGCGTGAGAAAGCGATTCGTTTTGAGAAAAATATTGAAAATCTTGAAGAGTTGATTGAAGAAGCGGTTAATGACGTTGAAACGCTGATACTTGAAGAAGGGAAATCAACGGACGAAACGTTTGATGATTTGCTTTAA
- the megL gene encoding methionine gamma-lyase, protein MDTKRFETEVIHKGYHAEQHNGSLAPPIFQTSTFVFDSAETGAARFAGEQEGYIYSRLSNPTVAMLEERIAAMEKGEKGLAFGSGMAAVSAILLGLTKTGDHILCSEGVYGCTYGLLQLMEEKYHITHNFHPMNDEESIRSAINDHTTVIYIESPINPTMKLVDLSMVARIAKEFNIPVVVDNTFSSPYLQRPLELGCDIVLHSATKYLCGHGDVIGGLAVGKQEMMSHLAMTTQKDIGGVMSPFDAWLLLRGIKTLPVRMDRHCENAKKLADLLKKHPSVNRVLYPGDPDFPQFELANKQMLNAGGLISFEIKGDKAVAQKFMNHLKLIKIAVSLGDAETLIQHPATMTHAVVPEENRIQMGISNQLLRLSVGLEAWEDIWEDIKQSLNSL, encoded by the coding sequence ATGGATACAAAACGCTTTGAAACAGAAGTGATTCACAAGGGATATCATGCCGAACAACATAACGGAAGTCTTGCTCCTCCTATCTTTCAGACTTCAACATTTGTCTTTGACAGCGCCGAAACGGGTGCAGCACGATTTGCAGGAGAACAGGAAGGATATATATATTCTAGACTCAGCAATCCTACCGTTGCGATGTTAGAAGAGCGAATTGCAGCGATGGAAAAAGGGGAAAAAGGTTTAGCGTTTGGTTCTGGCATGGCCGCAGTGTCTGCTATTCTGCTCGGGTTAACGAAAACTGGAGATCATATTCTCTGTTCAGAAGGAGTGTATGGGTGTACCTATGGTCTGCTTCAGCTTATGGAAGAAAAGTATCACATAACACATAATTTTCATCCGATGAACGATGAGGAATCGATACGCTCAGCGATTAACGATCATACTACGGTCATCTATATAGAGTCTCCGATAAATCCTACCATGAAACTTGTTGATCTAAGTATGGTAGCAAGAATCGCAAAAGAATTTAATATTCCAGTTGTAGTCGATAATACATTTTCATCACCTTATCTTCAGCGTCCACTTGAACTAGGCTGTGATATTGTTCTGCACAGCGCCACGAAGTATTTATGTGGTCATGGGGATGTAATCGGAGGTTTAGCGGTAGGCAAACAAGAAATGATGAGTCACCTTGCTATGACCACTCAAAAGGATATTGGTGGAGTCATGTCTCCTTTCGATGCTTGGCTACTTTTGAGAGGAATCAAGACACTCCCTGTTCGTATGGACCGTCATTGTGAGAATGCAAAAAAGCTTGCAGACTTGTTAAAGAAACATCCTAGCGTAAATCGAGTTCTGTATCCGGGTGATCCTGATTTCCCGCAATTTGAGCTTGCGAATAAACAGATGTTGAACGCAGGGGGCCTCATAAGCTTTGAAATTAAAGGAGATAAAGCCGTCGCTCAAAAGTTTATGAACCATTTAAAACTCATTAAAATCGCCGTTAGTCTTGGTGATGCTGAAACACTCATCCAACATCCTGCTACAATGACACATGCTGTCGTACCTGAGGAGAATCGAATTCAGATGGGTATCAGTAATCAGCTTCTACGCTTATCGGTCGGTTTAGAAGCATGGGAAGATATTTGGGAGGACATCAAACAAAGTTTAAATTCACTGTAA
- a CDS encoding alpha/beta-type small acid-soluble spore protein: MANQNQLVVPGAQQAVDQMKYEIASEFGVNLGPDSTARANGSVGGEITKRLVAQALGGYSK, encoded by the coding sequence ATGGCAAACCAAAACCAATTAGTAGTACCAGGTGCACAACAAGCTGTAGACCAAATGAAGTATGAAATCGCTTCTGAATTCGGTGTAAACCTTGGACCAGATTCAACTGCTCGCGCAAACGGATCTGTAGGTGGAGAAATCACTAAGCGTCTAGTAGCTCAAGCTCTAGGTGGATACTCTAAATAA
- the refZ gene encoding forespore capture DNA-binding protein RefZ, which translates to MKTDPMETKLKIAEAAISLFTSQGFKATTVRQIAKKAGVNIALISYHFGGKKGLLEELITSFFEGYIRRIEIIYHTSSSPTVKGSFIEVVEALLIYQQRNLPLARFVYREMTLDSTLVRELMSTYLVKEKYFLQTLFEKGMKKKEFRRQPVDFLTIQFKDMMMLPFLHPLYLAEVYQISAETETFIQPYKKWMMNWFDKCVCLPERKNPLLSAVQKPLFGSIQEKWGS; encoded by the coding sequence ATGAAGACAGATCCAATGGAAACGAAACTGAAAATAGCAGAGGCAGCGATTTCTCTTTTTACAAGCCAAGGATTTAAAGCAACGACCGTTAGACAGATAGCAAAAAAAGCTGGTGTGAACATCGCTTTAATCTCGTACCATTTTGGAGGAAAGAAAGGACTTCTAGAAGAGTTGATCACTTCATTTTTTGAAGGTTATATTAGAAGGATTGAAATCATCTATCATACATCGAGCTCTCCAACGGTTAAAGGGAGTTTCATTGAAGTAGTAGAAGCTTTATTGATCTATCAACAGCGAAACCTTCCTCTCGCTCGCTTTGTCTATCGTGAGATGACGCTTGATTCAACATTGGTCCGTGAACTCATGTCTACTTACTTGGTTAAGGAAAAGTACTTTTTGCAAACTCTGTTTGAAAAAGGGATGAAGAAAAAAGAGTTCAGAAGGCAGCCTGTAGACTTTTTAACCATTCAGTTCAAGGATATGATGATGCTTCCATTTTTGCATCCTCTTTATTTAGCTGAAGTATATCAGATAAGCGCGGAAACAGAGACGTTCATCCAACCTTATAAAAAGTGGATGATGAACTGGTTTGATAAATGTGTTTGTCTTCCTGAAAGAAAAAATCCCCTCCTGTCTGCCGTTCAAAAGCCATTATTTGGCTCTATTCAGGAGAAGTGGGGAAGTTAA
- the ezrA gene encoding septation ring formation regulator EzrA has translation MIYIVIAIVTFLALILYGAMSRRRVYKEIDRLEAWKMQIMNRPLTEEISKVKGMAMIGETEEKFEMWRQEWDEMVTTQLPNLEEDLFDAEEYTDKYRFKKAKSILAGVSQSLEKIDMRIKEITSEINELVTSEELNREEIVEAKDKLQETKKYYLTHIRALGQTAPIFDKELDEIKALFETFESLTVQGSHLEARQRLVESLNRISDCKTKMQGVPELLVILQSDIPNSLKELSAGFTEMEQQGYVLHHIGIEKEISSLKHLNEQALNKVLELELESAQKDMDETVQKMDQLYEMLENEVHSKQFVISEREVFFSTIQDLHDRIENLKQETQIVSSTYLIEQNEAEMQKKIEKLFHKLQSRFLIIEDSIDEKRESYSVIREMMEEMQKQMEELQRSQKVYEEMLHNLRKDELETKQSLRELRKKLLEARRMVQKSNLPGLPEHYLITIGKAEEYIIEVSKKLDEKPLEMSDVSYVLNKAHEAVNEGYEETSKMIENAFLAEKLIQYGNRFRSSYQSVSVRLIEAEIAFRNYQYEDALEIAASAIESVRPGILKEMEINLKSHV, from the coding sequence ATGATATACATAGTCATTGCCATCGTTACATTCCTAGCATTGATCCTGTACGGTGCCATGTCACGCCGAAGAGTGTATAAAGAAATTGACCGACTTGAAGCATGGAAGATGCAAATTATGAATCGCCCATTAACAGAAGAAATTTCAAAAGTTAAGGGTATGGCGATGATTGGTGAAACGGAAGAAAAATTTGAAATGTGGCGTCAAGAATGGGATGAGATGGTAACGACTCAACTTCCTAATTTAGAAGAAGACTTATTTGATGCTGAGGAATATACAGATAAGTACCGTTTTAAAAAAGCTAAATCTATTTTAGCAGGTGTTAGTCAGTCATTAGAAAAAATCGATATGAGGATTAAAGAGATTACTTCTGAGATCAATGAGTTAGTTACGAGTGAGGAACTGAATCGGGAAGAAATTGTTGAAGCGAAAGACAAGCTTCAGGAAACAAAGAAGTACTACTTAACACATATCCGTGCATTAGGCCAGACAGCACCAATATTTGATAAAGAACTCGACGAGATAAAAGCTTTGTTTGAAACATTTGAATCACTAACTGTACAAGGAAGCCATCTAGAAGCTAGACAAAGACTTGTAGAGAGTTTAAACCGAATTTCTGATTGTAAAACGAAGATGCAGGGTGTTCCTGAACTTCTTGTGATCCTACAATCTGATATACCAAATTCTCTAAAAGAATTAAGTGCAGGATTTACAGAGATGGAACAGCAAGGTTATGTTCTTCATCATATTGGTATAGAAAAAGAAATCAGTTCTTTAAAACATCTTAATGAACAAGCGCTGAACAAAGTGCTTGAACTAGAGCTTGAAAGTGCTCAAAAAGATATGGATGAAACGGTTCAGAAGATGGATCAACTTTATGAAATGCTCGAGAACGAAGTGCATTCTAAGCAGTTTGTAATTAGTGAAAGAGAAGTCTTTTTCTCAACGATTCAAGATTTACATGATAGAATTGAGAATTTAAAGCAAGAGACCCAAATCGTTTCTTCTACTTACTTGATCGAACAGAATGAAGCAGAGATGCAAAAGAAGATTGAAAAACTGTTTCATAAGTTACAAAGTCGTTTCTTGATTATCGAAGATTCAATAGACGAAAAAAGAGAATCTTATTCTGTTATTCGCGAGATGATGGAAGAGATGCAAAAGCAGATGGAAGAACTGCAACGTTCTCAGAAAGTATACGAAGAAATGCTTCATAACTTAAGAAAAGATGAGCTTGAAACGAAACAAAGCTTAAGAGAATTAAGAAAGAAACTTCTTGAAGCGAGAAGGATGGTACAAAAGAGCAACCTTCCTGGATTGCCTGAACACTACTTGATCACCATCGGAAAGGCAGAGGAATATATCATCGAAGTTTCTAAAAAGCTGGATGAGAAACCTCTCGAAATGTCAGATGTATCTTATGTACTAAACAAAGCACATGAAGCGGTAAACGAAGGCTACGAAGAAACGTCTAAGATGATTGAGAATGCTTTCTTAGCTGAGAAGCTCATACAGTACGGAAATAGGTTCAGAAGTTCTTATCAATCTGTATCCGTTCGACTGATTGAAGCAGAGATCGCTTTTCGAAATTATCAGTATGAAGATGCTCTTGAGATTGCAGCTTCTGCGATAGAAAGTGTTAGACCTGGTATCCTTAAAGAGATGGAAATCAATTTAAAATCACATGTTTAA
- the mbcS gene encoding acyl-CoA synthetase MbcS produces the protein MNLIAPNIYNLTEEMEKYALNPDKKALIWMDEQGVTEEITYKMLLDRANQIANSLEELGLAKGDRVLIIMPRLIETYAVYIACLKAGISVIPCSEMLRAKDLSYRVQHSEAKAIIADYRFTEQVNEIKDHLPTLTYKISANGETENWLSLQAITNNVSVSYKAPETAKDDMAFLSYTSGTTGQPKGVVHTHGWAYAHIRTAAKSWLNISEDDKVWATAGPGWQKWIWSPFLSTLGTGSTGFVYQGKFDPKKYLTLLQDQQISVLCCTPTEYRLMAKVDNLDQYKLPHLRSAVSAGEPLNREVIDTFEKYFHIKVRDGYGQTENTLLVGTMEGMEIKPGSMGKPTPGNDVDVIDENGQPVSAGEVGDIAVHKNCPALFKEYYKDRDRTMMAFRGDYYVTGDKAKKDDEGYFWFEGRGDDIIISSGYTIGPFEVEDALVKHPAVKECAVVASPDEIRGHIVKAFVVLRVQTASNEALTKELQEHVKELTAPYKYPRSIEYVEDLPKTTSGKIRRIELRQLEASKTR, from the coding sequence ATGAATTTGATTGCTCCAAACATCTATAATTTAACAGAAGAAATGGAAAAGTACGCTTTAAATCCAGATAAAAAAGCTTTAATCTGGATGGATGAACAAGGCGTTACTGAGGAGATTACATATAAGATGCTCCTAGACAGAGCGAATCAAATTGCTAATTCGTTAGAAGAACTAGGACTTGCTAAAGGTGATCGAGTTCTTATCATCATGCCACGACTGATCGAAACGTATGCTGTGTATATCGCTTGTTTGAAAGCAGGAATTTCTGTTATTCCTTGTTCTGAAATGCTGCGAGCAAAGGACCTGAGCTACCGTGTCCAGCATAGTGAAGCTAAAGCAATCATTGCTGATTACCGTTTTACAGAACAAGTTAATGAGATCAAAGATCACCTACCCACTCTTACATATAAAATTAGTGCGAACGGGGAAACAGAAAACTGGCTAAGCTTACAAGCGATCACGAATAATGTAAGCGTTTCCTATAAAGCACCTGAAACGGCAAAGGATGATATGGCTTTTTTATCCTACACATCTGGTACAACAGGTCAGCCTAAAGGTGTCGTTCATACGCACGGATGGGCATATGCTCATATTCGTACCGCTGCTAAAAGCTGGCTAAACATTTCAGAGGATGACAAAGTTTGGGCAACTGCGGGGCCAGGTTGGCAAAAGTGGATATGGAGTCCTTTCCTATCTACATTAGGTACTGGTTCTACCGGTTTTGTCTATCAGGGTAAGTTCGATCCGAAAAAATATTTAACACTTCTGCAAGACCAACAGATCTCGGTCTTATGTTGTACACCAACAGAGTATCGTTTAATGGCAAAAGTAGACAATTTAGATCAATACAAGTTACCACATTTAAGGAGTGCGGTATCGGCAGGTGAACCATTGAACCGAGAAGTGATCGATACGTTTGAAAAATACTTCCACATAAAAGTCCGTGATGGATATGGCCAAACAGAGAATACGCTATTAGTCGGGACGATGGAGGGTATGGAGATCAAGCCAGGTTCAATGGGTAAGCCAACTCCTGGAAATGATGTTGACGTTATTGATGAGAATGGACAACCAGTTTCTGCTGGAGAGGTTGGGGATATAGCCGTTCATAAAAATTGCCCTGCTTTATTTAAAGAATATTACAAAGATCGAGATCGAACGATGATGGCCTTCCGTGGTGACTATTATGTGACAGGTGATAAAGCAAAGAAAGATGATGAAGGTTATTTTTGGTTTGAAGGGAGAGGTGACGATATCATCATCTCCTCAGGCTATACGATAGGTCCTTTTGAAGTAGAAGATGCACTTGTAAAGCACCCTGCAGTAAAAGAATGTGCGGTAGTGGCAAGTCCAGATGAAATACGCGGTCATATTGTTAAAGCATTTGTTGTTTTACGAGTTCAAACAGCAAGTAACGAGGCTCTAACAAAAGAGCTGCAAGAACACGTAAAAGAACTTACAGCTCCATATAAATACCCAAGATCTATTGAATATGTTGAAGATCTTCCAAAGACAACTTCAGGGAAGATTAGACGTATCGAGCTGCGACAGTTAGAAGCATCTAAAACAAGATGA
- a CDS encoding amidohydrolase codes for MGTLFFNGKIYTMVNEGEHIEAVYVENGKIIKTGTENDLSETFSKHITKKVDLKGYVMYPGFVDSHLHLIGHGEKLIKLDLSEMNSAEEMEYALREKASTLTSDEWLLGEGWNENNFIDRKIFHRKELDDISGGRPVLLSRVCRHAFLANTKALEMAGITKDTNDPPGGIIVRDSDGEATGLLHDSAAELVKKVVPEGSQKYLNTALKTSIKHLLSLGLTGGHSEDLSYYGYVERPLSAYKSVIDGEEIKFRAHLLVHHEAFEDFKNVKREYELPFVEYGALKIFADGAFGGRTAWLSQPYNDAPETSGVSIHADHDLGKLVQKARDHHMNVAVHTIGDKALKQTIEAIKNNPAKEGRDRLIHVGLVDDNLIADMKQLPVILDIQPGFVASDFPWLIERLGTDRIPNAFPFRRLLDEELICAGGSDAPIEPVNPLLGIFVAVTRRKPEESHEGYVPEQKLTMFEAISLYTIGSASAIMQEDVRGFIKEGYFADFTVLDRDLFQVSEDEILKSKVVFTIVDGDIVYDNIDENDES; via the coding sequence TTGGGGACGCTCTTTTTTAACGGGAAAATCTATACGATGGTTAATGAAGGTGAGCATATTGAAGCTGTTTACGTAGAAAACGGAAAAATTATTAAAACCGGCACGGAAAACGACTTATCAGAAACGTTTAGCAAGCATATTACAAAAAAAGTCGATCTAAAAGGATATGTTATGTATCCAGGTTTTGTAGACAGCCATCTGCATTTGATCGGTCACGGTGAAAAATTAATAAAACTCGATCTTTCAGAAATGAATTCTGCTGAAGAGATGGAGTATGCTTTGCGAGAGAAAGCAAGTACTCTTACATCCGATGAATGGTTGCTCGGAGAAGGCTGGAACGAGAACAATTTCATCGACCGCAAGATCTTCCATAGGAAAGAATTAGATGATATTTCAGGAGGGCGTCCTGTTCTTTTATCCAGAGTTTGTCGTCATGCATTCTTAGCCAACACGAAAGCTCTAGAAATGGCAGGGATAACAAAGGACACGAACGATCCTCCAGGTGGGATTATTGTAAGAGATAGCGATGGAGAAGCAACAGGGTTGTTACATGATAGTGCTGCAGAACTTGTAAAAAAAGTGGTTCCAGAAGGTTCGCAGAAATATTTGAATACAGCCTTAAAGACCTCGATCAAGCATTTGCTTTCTTTAGGATTAACAGGAGGACATTCGGAAGATTTAAGCTATTATGGTTATGTAGAAAGACCCTTGAGTGCTTACAAATCTGTCATCGATGGAGAAGAGATTAAGTTTCGTGCCCACCTTTTAGTACATCACGAAGCATTTGAGGACTTCAAAAATGTAAAAAGAGAATATGAGTTACCTTTTGTAGAGTATGGCGCATTAAAAATATTTGCAGATGGAGCTTTTGGAGGGCGAACCGCTTGGCTATCTCAGCCCTATAACGATGCTCCTGAAACTTCAGGTGTATCTATCCATGCTGATCATGATCTCGGGAAACTTGTTCAAAAAGCGAGGGATCATCATATGAATGTAGCTGTACATACGATTGGTGATAAGGCATTGAAGCAAACGATTGAAGCGATAAAAAATAACCCAGCAAAAGAAGGCAGAGATCGACTTATCCATGTTGGACTTGTAGATGACAATTTAATTGCTGACATGAAACAGCTACCGGTCATATTAGATATACAACCGGGATTTGTAGCATCAGACTTTCCGTGGTTGATCGAACGACTCGGTACCGACCGAATTCCAAATGCTTTTCCTTTCAGAAGATTACTTGATGAAGAATTAATTTGTGCTGGAGGCTCTGATGCTCCTATTGAGCCGGTGAATCCGCTTCTTGGTATATTTGTTGCTGTAACCCGAAGAAAACCAGAAGAGAGTCATGAGGGTTATGTTCCAGAACAGAAATTAACGATGTTTGAGGCAATATCTTTATATACAATCGGAAGTGCTTCTGCCATCATGCAAGAGGATGTTAGAGGATTCATTAAAGAAGGATACTTCGCAGACTTTACTGTCCTAGACCGTGATTTATTTCAAGTTTCAGAAGATGAGATTTTAAAATCTAAGGTTGTGTTTACCATTGTGGACGGTGATATCGTCTATGATAACATAGACGAGAACGACGAATCATGA